A genomic stretch from Acropora palmata chromosome 13, jaAcrPala1.3, whole genome shotgun sequence includes:
- the LOC141864477 gene encoding uncharacterized protein LOC141864477, which translates to MDRLLYEIALRSQHKARTLEFEAKQLGDSLDGLRNENIELKRLQRSQAREIHERHDFVDMANLSMKGFRRDVRLSEESCVDAHVLHRKKNRKAMKLETESKRLAKLVELGSTLPSIEELERKIEKASKELESKDDRIAELQLKLEEQEKATSKERQKEKSRMMKLRHEIGDADKECQELTSRIKAAERKLHKTNIYCRKLPFISQQSVPAITWYPPSDEQSPTNKVKTWLDKHTGS; encoded by the exons ATGGATCGACTGCTATACGAAATCGCATTGCGCTCGCAACACAAGGCGAGGACATTGGAATTTGAAGCCAAGCAACTGGGCGATTCTTTAGACGGTTTGAGAAACGAGAATATAGAATTAAAACGACTGCAAAGAAGCCAAGCTAGGGAGATTCACGAGAGACATGACTTCGTGGATATGGCGAATCTGTCCATGAAAGGTTTTCGGCGTGATGTGAGACTTAGTGAGGAAAGCTGTGTTGATGCCCACGTTTTACACAG GAAGAAAAACAGGAAAGCAATGAAACTGGAGACCGAAAGCAAGCGGCTCGCAAAATTAGTTGAACTTGGATCAACCCTGCCGAGCATAGAAGaactagaaagaaaaattgaaaaagcttCAAAAGAACTTGAAAGCAAAGATGACAGAATTGCT GAACTGCAGTTAAAACTCGAGGAACAAGAAAAAGCTACAAGCAAAGAGcgacagaaagaaaaaagccgCATGATGAAGCTGCGACACGAGATTGGCGACGCTGATAAGGAATGCCAAGAGTTAACAAGTAGAATTAAG GCTGCCGAGAGAAAACTTCACAAAACCAATATATATTGTCGCAAATTACCATTCATTTCTCAACAATCTGTTCCGGCCATTACATGGTATCCGCCGTCAGATGAGCAGTCCCCGACAAATAAAGTTAAAACGTGGCTCGATAAGCATACGGGATCATGA